In the genome of Xanthomonas hortorum pv. pelargonii, the window CCTCCGAATACGGGTTCTTTTCCAACGTCAATCCGGCGGTGGACCACCCGCGCTGGAGCCAGAAGACCGAGCGCCGTATCGCCGGCACCGCCAGCAAGTTGTTCGCCGAGCGCATCGCGACCAAGCCGTTCAACGGCTATGCGGATCAGGTCGCTTCGTTGTACGCGGGGATGGATTTGAAGAGGTGGTTCTAGGCAACAAATGATCTGATATCGGCCTGTCGTAGGAGCGCACCTGGGCGCGACGGGCTTTCCTGGCAATGCCCGTCGCGCCCGTGTGCGCTCCTACGATTGATGCATGGTACCCGCTCAGCACGCTCCCCTCTTCGAGATCGCATGGCCAAGACATCCACCTCCCTGATCGCTGCCAAGACGCTGCTGCATGCGGCCGCGTTGGCGCCGATCGCATTGCTCGGCTGGCAGTTCTGGCAGGTGTGGCAAACCGGCAGCGACGCGCTGGGCGCCGATCCGGTCGCCGAGATCGAGCACCGCACCGGGCTATGGGCGCTGCGTTTCCTGTTGATCACCTTGGCAGTCACGCCACTGCGCCAGCTCACCGGCCAGGCGGTACTGATCCGCTTCCGCCGCATGCTCGGGCTGTACGCATTCTTCTACGCCAGCGTGCATCTGGCGGCCTACCTGAGCCTGGATCTGCGCGGCTTCTGGACGCAGCTTTTCGAAGAGATCATCAAACGGCCCTATATCACCGTCGGCTTCACGGCCTGGCTGTTGCTGTTGCCGTTGGCGATCACCTCCACCCAGGGCTGGATGCGTCGGCTCAAGCGCAACTGGGGCCGCCTGCACATGCTGATCTACCCGATCGGGCTGTTGGCGGTGCTGCATTTCTGGTGGCTGGTGAAATCCGATATCCGCGAACCGGCGCTGTGTGCCGGGATTCTTGCGGTATTGCTGGGCAGGCGGGTCTGGAAAAAACTCAGCGCGCACCGAACCACAGCAAGGCGCTCAGCGCCGCCGCCAGCAACACCGCGCTGAGCAGCAGCCACGGCCAGCGCGCGACCTTGACCGGCGCACGCGTCGGTTCGGTGGTGGCGCGCGGCGGCGGCAACGGCTCGATGTCGGGGATATCCCAGGTGGTGCCGTGATGGGTGCGCGGCACCTCGACGACAAACCGGTGCCGGGCATCGAATACGACCTGGTCGCCGGCCTGCAGCCAGCCGTCGCGCACCTGCACGCCATTGATCCAGCTGCCTTCTTCCGAACCCAGATCGCGGATCAGCACGCGGTCGCCGTGGCGTTCCAGGCGCGCATGCTGGGCCGCAAAGGCCGGGTCGTCGATGACGATATCCGCCGCCGGGTCGCTGCCGACCAGCCGTGAGCGATCCAGCGTGAAGCTGCGCCCGTGATGGCGTCCACCCAGCCCGCGCAACAACAGACAGACCTCGCTCAGGCCGGCGTCGTCCTCTGGCACGTCGTTGGCCGGCGCGCTCGACGGCGCACTGCGCAGCAGCATCTCCACGCCATCGGCGTAGATCGCATCGCCGGGGCGCAGCAATGCCATGCGGCGTACCGGGCGTCCGTTGACATGGATGCCGCGGATTCCGTTGGCCACCTGCAGCCACAGGCCGCGTTGGTCCAGGCAGAACTGCGCCAACAGCAACGCGCCCTGCGCATCGTCCACCACGCGCACGCTGCCGGAGGCATGACGGACGATCCGGTGGACGCCGGGCTTGAGAGAATGATCCGGCTGCTGCCGGTGAGTGAAATGAACTTGCAGATCGCGCACCCGCCGTAGCCTAGCAGGTCTGCCCCTTGCAGCGGCCAACAACGTGACCGGCGTCCGCCCAACAGGCGCGGTGTTTGCGCGTCGTTTCTGGTCCGCCGCAAGCATCCGCACTTGGAGCCTGGCCCGCGCATGCGCACAATGCGCGCTCCTTTCGTCTCACCTATCCACGCCATGTCCAGCATCGATATCCGCCACGACCATTCCTTGACGCCGGCCCAGGCCCGCGCAGCGATCGACGAGGCGGCACGCAAACTGACCGATCGCTACGGCATCGCTTCGCACTGGGAAGGCGACACCTTGCGCATCGCGCGCGCCGGAGTGGACGGGGCGATCGCCTTGCTGCCGCAGCAGGTGCATGTCACCGCCGAGCTTGGCTTTCTATTGTCGGCGGTGCAGCCGATGGTGGAATCGGAAATCCGACGGCTGCTTAGCGAAAAACTCGCCTGAGCAGGCAGGTCTGATCGTCCTTGCCCCAATTGGGCCAGGCCTGGGGCCTGCGAACTTGAGCAGGCCACGCTGAAGGTGCCGGCCCTTCAGCGCAAGGTCACCCGCATCACGCTGGATGCGCGGATGCTTGAAAACGCGTCTCGCGCACACATGACCTAGATAGACGCCAGCAGGCAATGCTTCACCTGCCCGATGCAGCGTCGGCACTAGGGTGAAAGCAACGTCGCTTTAGCAACCTACAGGAGCATCGCATGACGACCGGATACGATCAGAACGGCAACCGCAACAACGCGGCCCATGGGTTCCAGGCACAGGCAGAGCAGATTTCGCGCCGGCTTGGCGAATCGGCACAGACGGTGTGGCTGGCCGGGCTTGGCGCGCTGGGTCGCGTCCAGACCGAGGGCGGCAAATTGTTCGATTCCCTGGTTCGCGAGGGCGCCGCCTATGAGCGCACGGGCCAGCAGAAGGCCAGCGAAAGCGTCGACGAACTGCGCGAAGAGGTGGAGACCCAGTTCGAGCAGGCACGCGACACCGCCGTGCGTGGCTGGGACCGGCTGGGCAAGGCTTTCGACGAGCGCGTCAAGGGCGTGCTGCGCACCCTCAACATCCCCGAACAGGACGAGCTGGAAAACCTGCGTCGAGAAGTGGAATCGTTGAAGGCCCAGGTGCGCGCCAATACCGCCGCCACCAAGCGCGCCAACCGCACCGCCAATCAAGCGGCCCAGGCTGCCAGCAGCGACACGGCCGGCACTGGATCAACCACGCCAGGCAGCACCTCGACCGGAAACACCGCTGCATTCGACGGCGAATAAGCCGGCACCCGGCGAATGTTGCAAAGCAGCATGATTTTCCACACAATCGAGAAGGACCCGCCAGTCCTGTAACACGAAGTCCGTTTGCTCCCCTCCCCTCACGGCTTCGGACTGGCGGGTCTTTCGCTATCTGGATCACGGCTCGTGAGTTCGCCGCGCGCGATCCATTGACGAATCTGCCGCGAGGGATTCTTCTAGGCGCACCATTTCGTTATACGCGCCATAACTTCGTTTGATGCTGATGCCTTCCTGGATTTTGGCGCTGTTGGCCGCCCTCTTGCTGTGGCTGGCGGTGTGCGCTTACGTCTGGCTGGTGCGCCGTCGCGCCGACGAAACCACCGAGGGCGTGCGCGCCCTGGCAGCGATGCATTGGCGTGATTTTTCCGCCCTGGTGCTGCGCGTGCTGCAGGACCAACGCGGTTGGCAACCGACCCGGTTGCCGCAGGACGGCCTGCCCACCGCCGATTTCATGATGCAGACCGACCACGGCACCCGCCTGGTTGCGTGCAAGCACGGGCGCGGTTATCGCATCGGCGTGGCGGCGGTCAACGAGTTGGGCGCGATGGCGCGGCTGGCCGGTGCCGGCGGCGGTGTGATGGTGACCGAGGGCCGCATGGAGCGCGAAGGCATCGCGGCCGCCGACAAGCAATCCATCGAAGTGCTGGACGGCACGCGCCTGTGGCCACTGCTCAAACCCTACCTGCCCGGCGACATGGAAACCGGCGTGGTCGGCATGGCAAGGCGCCGCGCGATCCGCCACAGCGTCATCGCCGGTGTGGCTCTCGCAACCTTGGCGCTGGTCGCTGTGCTGGCACTGCAGCCGGCGCTGCAGGAAGCGGCGCTGACGCAGACTGCAATTGCACCTACCCCACCGGTTGCCGCACCCGTGCGTGCTGCGCCTTCCGCTGCCCGCTACTGCTACGTCGCAGGCAGCGCCGACAACGGCATCCACTCCGGCAGCCATGCCATTCGCAAGCGGGAAGGAACCGGATGCAGCGACCATGCAGGGCTATCAACGCGAGGTTTCCAAAGCGCTCGCACAGACGCCCGGTCTACTCCGCGGGATCTGGATCACTCAGGCAACGTTGGCGGTGGACCGCACGGTCGAAGACGCCGCCGCATGGCCGCTGATCTGCCGCGAACTGGAACGCTACCCGTACCTGCGCACCGTGCGCGTGCAACTCAACCCGCGCACAGGCGTGGACGAGCCGGTGCGCTGGCGTCAATGCACGACGATTTGAGTGGGTGATTGGCGCATTGGTGAGCCGCTGCGAATCTCAGCGCATTCCCGGCGCAAACCGCGCCACCAGATCGTACGAGCCGCCGAGGAACCATTGGCGCACGTAGGTAACCGGTTGATTGCCGCGCCAGGTGTGGCGATCGATCACCAGGCACGCAGCGCCATCGTCCACCTGCAGGCGTTGCGCCTGCGCGGCGTCGGCATTGACCGCGCTGATGCGGTGTTCGGCGCGCGTCCACGGCACGTTGCGCAACAGCCAGCTGCCCGGTGCCACGTCGGTGAACGATTGCAATAACGCCTCCGGCACCGTGGTGGTATCGATCACGCGTTGCTCCAGCGCGAACGGGCTGCCATCGGCAAGGTGCACGCTTTCCAGCGCCAGCACCTTGCCGGTGCTGCCTAGGGCGCGTTCCTGCGGCACGCGCTGACGCAGGTTGCGCAGTCGCCGCGACAACAACGAAAACCGATAGGCATGGCCGCGCGTGGTCATCTCCACTTCGATATCCGGGATCGACAGCGCCACCTGTTCCAGATGCGGATGCGGCCGCGCCACGAACGAGCCGGTGCGGCGGCGACGTTCGATCATGCCGGCGTCGGCGAGCAGCCCGAGCACCTTGTTGACCGTCATGCGCGAACAGCCGTACTGCGTCATCAACTCGTGTTCGGGCGGCACGCGATGACCGGGCGGCCAGTCGCCGCTGTGGATGCGCTGTTCCAGATCCTGACGGATGCGTTGATGCAGGGTGCCGGGCGCGGCGATGGGGTGGGCGGTCAAAGCAGGTCTCCGGTCAGACCCGCATTGTGCGCGCATCCGCTCAGTTGCTCAGCAGCGATCGCAAAACGCCGGCAAAACGCGTGGCAATGCGCGCGCGATCCACATGCTGCCCGTCGCGCACCACTTGTTGCCCGGCGCGCCAGACAGTGCGCACGGCGCTGCCGCGTGCGGCGAACAGCCAGCTGTCGAGCAAGGCATCGTCGCTGCGCGCCAGTAGTGCCGGATGGGTGAGATCCAGCTCAAGCAGATCGGCCGATGCGCCGACACGGATTCCACCGTTTGCAATACCCAAGGCCTGCGCCGCGCCGTCGCTGGCTTGGTCGAACAACCATCGCCCGCTGGAAACGCCGCCTTGCGCCAGCACATTCCGTGCTTGCAGGTGCAGGCGCTGGCCGTATTCGAGCAGGCGCAGTTCTTCGGCCGCATCGATCAAGACATTCGAATCCGAACCCACCCCGAACCGCCCGCCTGCGGCGGCAAATGCCTGCATCGGGAACAGCCCGTCGCCCAGATTCGCCTCGGTGATCGGGCAGAGCCCGACCACCGCACCGCTATCGACGATCGCCTGCAGTTCGCTCGCATCCACATGCGTGGCGTGCACCAGACACCAGCGGGCATCCACCGACGCGTTGGCCTGCAGCCACTGCACCGGGCGTTGGCCCGACCAGGCCAGGCAGGCATCCACCTCGCGCTGCTGTTCGGCGATATGGATGTGGATCGGGCCATCGGTGAGCGGCACCAATGCGGCCAGCTCCGCCGGCGTGACCGCGCGCAAGCTGTGCGGCGCCAACCCGAGCACCGCATCGGGCAAGGCCTTGAGGCTGCGCGCGCAGTCGTCCAGCAAACGCACGAAACCGTCGATGTCGTGGATCAGGCGACGCTGTGCTGCGCTGGGCGCGACGCCACCGAAATCCGAATGCGCATAGAACACCGGCAGCAGCGTCAGCCCTATGCCGGTGTTGGCGGCGGCGGCGGCGATGCGCTCGGACATTTCGCCCACGTGCGCATACGCCGCGCCGCAGGGGCTGTGGTGCAGGTAATGGAATTCGCCGACGCGGGTGAAGCCGCTTTCGAGCATTTCCACATAGGACTGTTCGGCGATCGCCTGCAAGCTGTCCGGATCAAGCCGGTCGACGAAGCGATACATCAACTCGCGCCAGCTCCAGAAACTGTCGCCACTGCGTCCGCCCACTTCGGTCAGACCGGCCATGCCGCGCTGGAACGCGTGGCTATGCAGATTGCCTAACCCGGGCAGCAGCACCTCGACACGGGTATCGGTGGCGGCCACTGCAGTATCGGTCTGCACCGAGGCGATGCGCCCCTGCGCCAGCGCGATCCGCACACCGCTCGCCCAGCCATCGGGCAAAAGCGCCCGCGCCGCCCACAACGCCTGCACCTGTTGGTCTGCCACTGGACACCCTCGATTGCCGGTTCTATTGTATATACATATCAGACACCACGAGCCTGCGCCATGCATTGCGACGTCCTCTGGCACAACGCGCAACTGATGACCCTGGATGCCGCCGACGGCGGCCTGGGCAGAGTGGACGATGGCGTGGTCGCCTGCCAGGACGGCCGCATCACCTATGCCGGCCCGGCCGCGCAGGCCCCGGCACTGAAGCCGGACGTTGCGCACGATTGCCAGCGCCGCTGGATCAGCCCGGGCCTGATCGATTGCCATACCCATCTGGTGTACGCCGGCAACCGCGCCAGCGAATTCGAGCAACGCCTGCGCGGCGCCACTTACGCCGAAATCGCAGCAGCCGGCGGCGGCATCGTGGCCACGGTGCGCGCAACCCGCGCTGCCGACGATGCAGCGTTACTGGCCGCCAGCCTGCCACGCCTGGACGCGATGCTTGCCGAAGGCGTGACCACACTGGAAATCAAATCCGGCTACGGACTCACGCTGGAAGATGAAACCAAGCAGCTGCGCGTGGCACGCCAGCTCACCGCGCTGCGCAAGGTCGAAGTGGCGCCGACGTTTCTCGGCGCGCACGCGGTGCCACCGGGCGGCGATGCACAGACCTATATCGACGCGGTCTGCACGCAGATGATTCCGGCGATTGCCGCGCAAGGTCTTGCCGAGGCGGTGGACGTGTTCTGCGAGCACCTGGCGTTCTCGCACGCGCAGGCCGAACAGGTCTTCATCGCCGCGCAAGCGCACGGCTTGGGCATCAAGATTCATGCCGAACAACTGAGCAATCAGCACGGCGCAGCGTTAGCCGCACGCTATGGCGCGCTGTCGGCCGATCACATCGAATATCTGGACAGCGACGGCGTTGCCGCGATGGCCAGCGCCGGCACGGTGGCGGTGCTGTTGCCCGGCGCGTTTTACTTCACCCGCGATACCCAGCTGCCGCCGATCGCCGCGTTGCGCGCCGCTGGCGTGCCGCTGGCCTTGGCCACCGATTGCAATCCAGGCACCTCGCCGCTGACCAGCCCGCTGCTGGCGATGAACATGGCCGCCACGTTGTTCCGCATGACCGTGGACGAATGCATCGCCGGTTTTACCCGCGAGGCTGCACGTGCACTCGGACGCAGCGAGCGACTTGGCCGGCTGCGCGCCGGCATGGACTGCGACCTGGCGATCTGGAACATCGAAGCGCCGGCCGATCTGGTCTACCGCATGGGCTTCAACCCACTTCATGCCCGCGTCTGGCGCGGGCATTCCTGCTGAATCCGGAGTCGTCGCGAGTTCTGTTGTCTTGCAGCCCGGCCAGGTCACCCTGGCGCAATGGCGTGCGTTGTATCGCGGCGCCGAGGTCGTATTGGACGACGCCTGCGCGGCCGCCGTACTGCGCAGCGCGCAGACCGTGGAGGCCATCGTTGCGCGCGGCGAGCCGGTCTACGGCGTCAATACCGGCTTCGGCAAACTGGCCAGCGTGCGCATCGAGCGCGAGGACCTGCAGACCCTGCAACGCAATATCGTGCTGTCGCATGCGGCCGGCGTCGGCGAGCCCACACCCGTACCGGTGGTGCGGCTGATGATGGCGCTCAAGCTCACCAGCCTGGCCCAAGGCGCCTCCGGCGTGCAGCCGGACACCTTGGCGCTGCTGGACGCGATGCTGCGTCTGGGCATCACGCCGGTGGTGCCGTGCCAGGGCTCGGTGGGCGCCTCCGGCGATCTGGCGCCGCTGTCGCATCTGGCCGCAGTGATGATCGGCGTTGGCGAAGCCTTCGTCGGCGAGCAACGTTTGCCTGCCGCCGAGGCGCTTGCACAGGCGCAGTTGCAGCCACGCGTGCTGGGCGCAAAGGAAGGCCTGGCGCTGCTCAACGGCACCCAGTTTTCCACTGCCTGCGCATTGGCCGGTTTGTTCGAGATCGAAACCGTGCTGCAGGCCGCGCTGGTCACTGGCGCCTTGTCGGTGGAAGCGGCCAAGGGCTCGGATACGCCGTTCGATGCGCGCATCCATGCCCTGCGCGGGCAGCCTGGGCAGATTGCCACCGCTGCAGCGCTGCGCGCCTTGATGGCCGATTCGAGCATTCGCGAATCGCACCGGCTCGGCGATGTACGCGTGCAGGATCCGTACCGTCTGCGCTGCCAGCCGCAGGTGATGGGCGCGGCGCTGGACATCATGCGTCAGGCTGCACGCACGCTGGAGATCGAGGCCAATGGCGTGTCCGATAATCCGTTGGTGTTCAGCGAGACCGGCGAGGCCTTGTCGGGCGGCAACTTCCACGCCGAACCGGTGGCCTTTGCGGCCGACATGCTGGCGATGGCGGTCTGCGAAATCGGCTCGATCAGCGAACGCCGCACCGCGATGCTGGTCGACCCGGCCTTGTCCGGCCTGCCGGCGTTTCTCACCCCGCGCCCGGGCTTGAATTCGGGCTTCATGATTCCGCAGGTCACCGCTGCCGCCTTGGTGTCGGAGAACAAGCAGCGCGCGTATCCGGCCAGTGTCGATTCGATTCCGACCTCGGCCAATCAGGAAGATCATGTGTCGATGGCCGCGCACGGCGCACGGCGCTTGTTGGCGATGGCCGAAAACGCCACGCACGTGATCGGCATCGAGTTGCTGGCTGCGGTGCAAGGCTGCGACTTCCATGCGCCGCTACGCTCAAGCGCCGCGTTGGAAGCCGCACGCGCACTGCTGCGCGCGCACGTACCCACGCTGCAGGACGACCGCTATTTCCATCCCGACATGCTGGCTGCCAGCGCGCTGGTACGCTCGGGTGCACTGGCGCGCGCGGTGGCGATGGCATTGCCGGGCGTGGAGCAGGACGCATGAAGCGGCAGGCCGACAAGACGCAATCGCGCTATCAAGACGTCTGGGCGATTGCACCGATGCAAGGCACGCAACGATGAGCGCCCTGCCCTGGCTCGAAATACACCGAGGCGACGCGCCACTGATCGTCAGCTTCCCGCATACCGGCACCGAGCTGCCGGACGACGTGGCCGGTCGATTCGTGTCGCCGTGGCTGGCGCGCCGCGATGCCGATTGGTGGGTGCACCAGCTGTACGACTTCGCGCAATCGCTCGGTGCCACCACTGTGCGTACCGCGATCTCGCGCTCGGTGATCGACGTCAATCGCGACCCGAGCGGCGCATCGTTGTATCCGGGCCAGAACACCACCGGTCTGTGCCCGCTGACCACCTTCGACAATCAGCCGTTGTACGCAGACGGTGACGCACCTGATCAGGCGCAGATCGAGCGACGCCGCACCCGCTGGTTCGATCCTTATCACGCTGCGCTCGACACCGAGATTGCGCGCCTGCACGTGCAACACCCAAAGATCGTGGTCTATGACGCGCATTCGATCCGCTCGCATATTCCGCATCTGTTCGACGGCGAGTTGCCGCAGTTCAATATCGGCAGCAATGACGACCGCAGTTGCGATCCAGACCTGACCGACGCGGTGGAACGGCTGTGCCGCAGCAGTGGCTCCAGCACCGTGCGCAATGGGCGTTTCAAGGGCGGCTGGATCACGCGCCACTACGCGCAGCCCGAGCGCGGCGTGCATACGCTGCAGATGGAGCTGGCCTGCCGCGGTTATATGCGCGAGCCCGACGACATCACGCCAGACACCTGGCCCACGCCGTGGCATCCCGCGCACGCAGTGGCATTACGCGCCGTGCTGCGTCACGTGCTGCTGACCTGCCTGCACTTCGCCAACGCAACACCCCCCTCCTCCGACACCACGCCGCCTGCGGCGCACCGTTGATTGCAGGGAACCCGGCATGACCCGTCACGATGCAACCCGCGTCATCCGCGCCGCCACCGGCACCACGCTCACCGCCAAGAGCTGGCTCACCGAAGCGCCGCTGCGCATGCTGATGAACAACCTGGACCCGGACGTGGCCGAGCGCCCGCAGGAGCTGGTGGTGTATGGCGGCATCGGCCGCGCCGCGCGCGATTGGGAATCCTTCGACGCAATCGTCGCCGCACTCACCCGCCTGGACGACGACCAGACCTTGCTGGTGCAATCCGGCAAGCCGGTCGGCGTGTTCCGCACCCATGCCGATGCGCCACGCGTGCTGATCGCCAACTCCAACCTGGTGCCGCGCTGGGCCACCTGGGACCACTTCAACGAACTCGATAAAAAGGGCCTGGCGATGTACGGCCAGATGACCGCCGGCAGCTGGATCTACATCGGCGCGCAAGGCATCGTGCAAGGCACTTACGAAACGTTCGTGGAGATGGGCCGCCAGCATTACGGCGGCAGCCTGGCCGGCAAGTGGCTGTTCACCGGCGGCCTCGGCGGCATGGGTGGCGCGCAGCCGCTGGCCGCAGTAATGGCCGGCGCCTCGTGCCTGGCGGTGGAATGCCGCCGTTCCAGCATCGACATGCGCCTGCGCACCGGCTATCTGGACACCTGGACCGACTCGCTGGACGAAGCGCTGCGCCTGATCGAGGAATCGTGCACGGCGAAGAAGCCGCTGTCGGTCGGCCTGCTCGGCAATGTCGCCGATGTGCTCGACGAACTGCTGCTACGCGGGATCAAGCCGGACCTGTTGACCGACCAGACCTCCGCGCACGACCCGGTCAACGGCTACCTGCCGCAGGGCTGGAGCGTGGAAGAATGGGACGCAAAGCGCGTGAGCGCGCCGAAAGAGGTGGAAGCCGCCGCGCGCGAGTCGATGGCCAGCCACATCCGCGCCATGCTCACGTTCCACGCACTCGGCGTGCCCACCGTGGACTACGGCAACAACCTGCGCCAGATGGCACTGGAGGAAGGCGTCGACAACGCGTTCGACTTCCCCGGCTTCGTGCCCGCCTATATCCGGCCACTGTTCTGTCGCGGCATCGGCCCGTTCCGCTGGGTCGCACTCAGTGGCGATCCGCAGGACATCGCCAAGACCGACGCCAAGGTCAGGGAACTCATTCCCGACGATGCGCATCTGCATCGCTGGCTCGATATGGCCGCCGAAAAGATCGCCTTCCAGGGCTTGCCTGCGCGCATCTGCTGGGTCGGTCTGGGCGATCGGCATCGACTGGGTCTGGCCTTCAACGCAATGGTGCGCAGCGGCGAATTGAAGGCGCCGGTCGTCATCGGGCGCGACCATCTGGATTCCGGCAGCGTCGCCTCGCCCAACCGCGAAACCGAGGCCATGGCCGATGGCTCCGATGCGGTCTCCGACTGGCCGCTGCTCAATGCCCTGCTCAACACTGCCAGCGGCGCCACCTGGGTGTCGCTGCACCACGGCGGCGGCGTCGGCATGGGGTTCTCGCAGCACGCCGGCATGGTGATCGTCTGCGACGGCAGCGAAGCGGCCGACAAGCGGATCGAACGCGTGCTCTGGAACGACCCGGCCACTGGCGTCATGCGCCACGCCGATGCCGGCTATGCCATCGCCACCGACTGCGCGAAGGAAAAAGGGCTGGATTTGCCGGGGATTCTTGGCTGAGTTCGCCCTCCGACAGCGCGGTATACCGCACGCTGTCGGCAGGCTGTGTGCACTGCTCGCAACCATGCACACCGACCATCTCGAGTG includes:
- the hutU gene encoding urocanate hydratase translates to MTRHDATRVIRAATGTTLTAKSWLTEAPLRMLMNNLDPDVAERPQELVVYGGIGRAARDWESFDAIVAALTRLDDDQTLLVQSGKPVGVFRTHADAPRVLIANSNLVPRWATWDHFNELDKKGLAMYGQMTAGSWIYIGAQGIVQGTYETFVEMGRQHYGGSLAGKWLFTGGLGGMGGAQPLAAVMAGASCLAVECRRSSIDMRLRTGYLDTWTDSLDEALRLIEESCTAKKPLSVGLLGNVADVLDELLLRGIKPDLLTDQTSAHDPVNGYLPQGWSVEEWDAKRVSAPKEVEAAARESMASHIRAMLTFHALGVPTVDYGNNLRQMALEEGVDNAFDFPGFVPAYIRPLFCRGIGPFRWVALSGDPQDIAKTDAKVRELIPDDAHLHRWLDMAAEKIAFQGLPARICWVGLGDRHRLGLAFNAMVRSGELKAPVVIGRDHLDSGSVASPNRETEAMADGSDAVSDWPLLNALLNTASGATWVSLHHGGGVGMGFSQHAGMVIVCDGSEAADKRIERVLWNDPATGVMRHADAGYAIATDCAKEKGLDLPGILG